In Acinetobacter wanghuae, the sequence CGCGTGATTGGTACTGCTCAAGCGAAAGTCTTTATGGATGCGAAAAGCTACTTTAATCAGGCGTGGTCGAATCAAAATGCTCAGCAGATGAGTGTTGATTATGCGAAGTATGCAGATGAATCGACATGGAAATATCTTAAATATCGTTTCTTAGAGTGGAGCGGGATGTCGACGTTTTAATTGACCTGAATCCCACCTCACCTCCCTTTCGAAAAGGGAGGAAGTCCCTCTTTTATAAAGAGGGATTTAGGGAGATTAATTGGTTATGGAATTTTTAAACCTGCTGTAATGGCTCAGGATTTGGCGGAATAATCGTATCCAAATCTTTATCCGACATTTGATCCAATTCTTTTAAATCGGTTTTAATTTTCCATTGATCGACGTTATCGACTGGATTCGGTAAACGTGCCTCTAACCAATCACATACCACATCGGGTGGGAAGTCTGCATGATTACATTGGATCACCCAAGACAAGAACTGCTTCGCTTCACCATTCATATACGGTGGTGGTGAAACAGGTAAAAACTGCGTCGGTAAACGCTCATTTTTAGAAATATAATTAAGAACGTGACCCAGTTCCTGTACGGTTTGCCAAGCAAGCGGATGATCCACATCAATTTGAAATTTAAACCACCATGCTTGTTTACCATCAGATCCATATGAATCAATCAAGTTCTTTTGGATACTCGGAACTTTAGAGAAAAATGCATATAAACGATCAAAACTTAAATCTGACACGGGCAATGATCCATTTTATGTAAAAATTAGATTTTATCATAAAGCTTCGCGCTTAAGATTTAGATGATTCTGCTGATTAAATGGCTTTATTACAAAAAATTGCATGCCATTCGGTTTTGCCCATATTTCCTCCTTAAATTTTGTTTAAAATATACCCAATGATAAGAGGTGACTGATATGAAAGCTGTAATATCGGGTGGATTGCTGAGTAGTCTATTTTTAGTTGTACCGATGCAAAGTTTTGCCGCAAATCAAGGCACGATCGTCAATAATCCGAATGCGTATCGCAATCAGGTTTTGCCGCAAAGGCAGCAGACACTTTATCCTGTAAGACCACAGCGTCCGATGCCACCCTTTGGACATCATCCGTATCCACCGCAATATCCACATCATCCTTCTATTCAAAATGGCATCAATATTCAGTATCGTGCCCCAACAACGGTCTATCAAACATCGAATAGTTATAGTTGGGTCAACGGGGATCCCAATGTGGCCAGTATTGAAAGTTCGAACTATGTTCTCATTACCGATTGGAAACGTTTAGGTTTGCCTGCACCACCGACAGGCATGTATTGGATTTTAGACAATGGTCGCTATGTTTTAGTGCCTCATGATTGATGTCATTGCTCTAAAATTGCTGAAGTATGAAGTTGTTTATCACACATTCGAATTAGAACATGAAAACCCTCTGCTTTAAGGAGAGGGTTTTAGGTCAGTTTATCTTTTAAAACAGCACAGTTGATTATGCAAGTTCATCATCTTCAGGGCGTGGAGTTTTACCTGGTGGAAGTGGTTTATCGCTATTTTTATCACGCATGACCGAAGGATACGTCCATGAAGCGTAACGAACGACTAAAATTGAAAACGCTAAAATTAAGATAGAACCGGTAATAATCACTTGATCAATACTGGCTTTATGTGTGTGTTGGATATCTGCGATGAGTAAACGGGTGAGTGCAGTAATTGCAATATAAATCAGAAAACGAACAGGCATGTGATTGGTTTTAAAGTAAATACCGACCATTGCACCCAGTTCTAAATAGATGAACAACAGCAAAATATCATCAATGGTGGCAAATTTTTTGATGGTTAAAATTTCAACCACTGTATGACCTGCAGACCAAATGACCATACAACCAATAATAAACAGGGCAATGTAATGGAAACTTTCAACCGCAAAATTACCGAAACGGTCAAGGATGGATTCTAGTTTATGTAACTTGGGATCAGGTTTTGACATTTTATCCTCCTTATTTGATAGAGCGAACAGTGTAACCAAAGAATGACTAGCAATTTTTATGCACAGAATATTTTCATAAAAAATAATGACTAAATAATTAAAAGTTTTATAGTTTTTTCATAACAAATTGCTATATTGTATGAGTTAGACATTAATAAAAGGGAGAACAAAATGTTAGATAAAATTCAAACAAAAATTAGCCAACTTGAAGCCGGTAAAAAATTGATTCTTGGCTCAGGGATTAAATCTGATGATATGCAAAAGGTGGTTGAACTGTGTGAATCCTTAGCATCTGTTGGCGAAATTAAAATTGTGAACAAACATTTGAATCCGAAAACCAACAATCAGCCAGATACCATTTTGATTGAAAAAGTCTAATTTTTTGAGCTTAATATGTATAAAAAAACGCCTGCAATTGCAGGCGTTTTTTTACGACTGATCTTTAAGATTGGTGGGTGAAGTAATCTTCAGAGAAGTTCATAATCACTTCCGCACCTGCTTTTACTTTGGTAATGCGTAGTGCCAATTCAGGCAAGATACGTTGTACGAAGTAAAGTGCAAGCGCGACTTTGTTTTGATAGAACTCGCCATCTTTTGCTTTAGCGGCTTTCGCAATACGTGCAAACATGTACGAGAAGCTAAGAAGACCAACTGCATGTAGATAATCGACTGCTGCAGCATTCGGGAAGTTGATATTTTCTTGTGCAGCTTCAATAATGTATTGCGTCACGGCTTCGACTTCAGTTGCTGCATCTAAGGTTGCATCTTTAATGAAGTTGAGGTCTGCATCTAAATCATTCGCGAAATCACGGATTTCTTGGATGTATTCTGCAATGAACTCACCGCCACATTTAATGGTTTTACGACCAATTAAATCTTGTGACTGAACACCGTTGGTGCCTTCGTAAATTTGTGCAATACGGAGGTCACGGATGCATTGTTCCATACCCCATTCACGGATATAGCCATGACCACCAAACACCATTTGTGCATCAAGCGTTGCTTGAAATGCGGTATCGGTTAAATAGGCTTTTGCAATTGGCGTTAATAGCGCGACACGGTCATTGGCTTTTTTCACCGCTTCAGGATCTGTTGAGAATTTGGTGATATCTAACTGTTGACCCACGTATACAGCAAAGGCACGAGACGCTTCATTGTTAGCACGGGCATTAAGTAGCATACGACGTACATCACCATGCACTAAAATGCTGTCGGCAGGTTTGCTTGGTGATTGAACACCTGATGCACTACGACCTTGTAGGCGATCTGTCGCATATTGCGCTGCATTTTGATACGCATATTCAGATGCGCCTAAACCTTGGATGCCCATCGATAAACGTTCGTAGTTCATCATCACGAACATTGCCGCTAAGCCTTCATTTTCTTTACCGACCAAGTAACCTTTTGCACCATCAAAGTTCATGACGCATGTCGCAGAAGCCTTAATGCCCATTTTGTGTTCGATTGAGCCAGGAGCCACTAGGTTACGTTCACCTAAAGAACCATCTGCATTTACCATAAATTTCGGTACGATAAACAGTGAAATACCACGAGAACCTGCAGGTGCATCTGGTGTTTTTGCAAGGACTAAGTGAATGATATTTTCAGCAAGGTCATGGTCACCACCGGTAATAAAGATTTTGGTACCTGTAATGCTATATCTACCATCTTCGTTGCGTTCAGCTTTGGTTTTAATAATGCCTAAGTCTGTACCAGCATGAGGTTCGGTTAAGCACATGGTACCTGACCATTCACCTGAATAGATTTTAGGTAAATAGGTTTCTTTTTGTTCTTGTGATGCATAGCTGTTCAGCGCCATACCTGCACCTACGGAAAGAAGCGGGTAGAGCATAAAGGATGGATTGGTCGCAAATAGCATTTCGTCAGAAAGTACGGTCAGCATTTTTGGCATTTCCTGACCGCCCCATTCAGCGTCAGCACCTAAACCGATCCAACCACCTTCGGCATATTGTTTGAATGCTTCTTTAAAGCCAGCAGGCGTCGTCACACTGCCATTATTATAAGTTGCGCCTTCTTCATCACCCGTGCGGTTTAAAGGAAGGGTAACATTTT encodes:
- a CDS encoding RcnB family protein, which codes for MKAVISGGLLSSLFLVVPMQSFAANQGTIVNNPNAYRNQVLPQRQQTLYPVRPQRPMPPFGHHPYPPQYPHHPSIQNGINIQYRAPTTVYQTSNSYSWVNGDPNVASIESSNYVLITDWKRLGLPAPPTGMYWILDNGRYVLVPHD
- a CDS encoding acyl-CoA dehydrogenase C-terminal domain-containing protein; this translates as MPIYNAPLADMKFILNDVFNAEQFWQANENLAHIDAATAEAILEEMAKFSQNVTLPLNRTGDEEGATYNNGSVTTPAGFKEAFKQYAEGGWIGLGADAEWGGQEMPKMLTVLSDEMLFATNPSFMLYPLLSVGAGMALNSYASQEQKETYLPKIYSGEWSGTMCLTEPHAGTDLGIIKTKAERNEDGRYSITGTKIFITGGDHDLAENIIHLVLAKTPDAPAGSRGISLFIVPKFMVNADGSLGERNLVAPGSIEHKMGIKASATCVMNFDGAKGYLVGKENEGLAAMFVMMNYERLSMGIQGLGASEYAYQNAAQYATDRLQGRSASGVQSPSKPADSILVHGDVRRMLLNARANNEASRAFAVYVGQQLDITKFSTDPEAVKKANDRVALLTPIAKAYLTDTAFQATLDAQMVFGGHGYIREWGMEQCIRDLRIAQIYEGTNGVQSQDLIGRKTIKCGGEFIAEYIQEIRDFANDLDADLNFIKDATLDAATEVEAVTQYIIEAAQENINFPNAAAVDYLHAVGLLSFSYMFARIAKAAKAKDGEFYQNKVALALYFVQRILPELALRITKVKAGAEVIMNFSEDYFTHQS
- a CDS encoding phosphate-starvation-inducible protein PsiE — encoded protein: MSKPDPKLHKLESILDRFGNFAVESFHYIALFIIGCMVIWSAGHTVVEILTIKKFATIDDILLLFIYLELGAMVGIYFKTNHMPVRFLIYIAITALTRLLIADIQHTHKASIDQVIITGSILILAFSILVVRYASWTYPSVMRDKNSDKPLPPGKTPRPEDDELA